The Mycobacteriales bacterium genome includes the window GGACTGCCTGCAGCGTGGCGGGTTGTGGTCCGAGGTGAAGGACCGGCTCGACTCACCTGGCGGGGCGCTGTCCGGTGGTCAGCAGCAGCGACTGTGCATCGCGAGGTCGCTCGCGGTCAACCCCGACGTCCTGCTGATGGACGAGCCGTGCTCGGCGCTTGACCCGACGTCGACCCGGAGGATCGAGGAGACAATCGCGATCCTCCGCGACCAGGTCACCA containing:
- a CDS encoding ATP-binding cassette domain-containing protein, coding for DCLQRGGLWSEVKDRLDSPGGALSGGQQQRLCIARSLAVNPDVLLMDEPCSALDPTSTRRIEETIAILRDQVTIVIVTHNMQQAARVSQQCAFFLAEQGTPGHIVESGSTEDIFEHPKDSRTADYVHGRFG